The sequence below is a genomic window from Methanosarcinales archaeon.
TAAAACGACAACATCAATGGCGGTTTCATTATATTTCGAACAGCTGATCACCAGAGCAGGTCTGTACTTAGTTTCTTTCAAGTTGCTATAGGAAAAATCTACAAGTACTATACTTCCCTGTTTTACCCGCATTTATTGTTCCCTGGCAATTTTATTAGCTGAGTACTTCTTCCACGCTTTATCATCATTCTCCCAATCAATTTTCTTGGGTGTTATTTCGATTTTTTGAAGAACTACTTTACCGGTTTCAATAGTAATGTCTAAATAATCTCCTATATTAATATCCAACTGCTCCCGGATAGACTTAGGAAGGGTTAATAGCCCTTTTGATGATACTTTTACTAATTCGCTCATTTCTTAGATGTTAAGATTCTAAGATATTAAACCTTTTGTGCCCTTTCAAATCGATTTGAATCAAAAAAAGAAT
It includes:
- a CDS encoding AbrB/MazE/SpoVT family DNA-binding domain-containing protein, whose product is MSELVKVSSKGLLTLPKSIREQLDINIGDYLDITIETGKVVLQKIEITPKKIDWENDDKAWKKYSANKIAREQ